The genomic DNA GAATAAAAACAATGCATttaattttgtaaagtggtttcttgcatcaaacacaacaacatgtaacttaaagcgggtacagcctccgTGGTCACAGGAAACGAGCACTGGAAGTGGAGGGAACAATGGAGCCTGTGACACCACTTCCTCTTTTGGACGTTAACATGacgacactccatcttaactcctccttcACATttctggattggttgaacagtgcagaagtttttattattattaacttCCAGAGGTAGTTGCTGAGGACAGCATTTTACTTCCTGTAATAGTTCTGCTGTTAAACTAGACCGGACTCGTTTCCCATGTCAAGGTCCATGTCCACCTCGGAATAATCCCGCTTACTCGCTCTCGTTCCTTCCCTCTcaacttttcctctctctccctgctccaaaGGTGTgttctcacccctccctcctgtctgctGTTTGAGTTGCAGTGTAGATCCAGACCAGGATtaatgttagtcatttagcaggttGGCAGGCAGGTCCACAGCACCACAGTACTGTGGCTGAGCTCAGggctcttttttctctctctctgcagtctctCCCTCTGGAGTCATACTAGGCCAGGATGTTCCTTTCCTTATAACACACTCACTGTTCAATGGGATCAAACAGAAGCGATTTCTGTTCCTGTCTTTGTAACATCCTGAAAAAGAAAGTCGATGGTCAGTGGTTTTGATATTGACACTGACATTTCATCTCAACAAAATGTTACTTTGTCCCGTCAGAGTATTGACATGGAGATAGTCAGTCTGTTTTtataacctctctctgtctctctgtctctctctgtctctctgtctctctgtctctctctgtctctctctgtctctctctgtctctctctgtctctgtctctctgtctctagcccACCAAAGCCCACTGTGGTCGTTTCAGGAGTGGTTACAAAGGtaagtggccacacacacacacacacacctaccttaGCCCACCCCTTTCCACATACACCATACTGACCCCCCTAGCTAAGCTCACCTCCCTGTGGTTCCTACTTACCATCTGTACCTTTTTAatcctctatctgtctgtgttaTTACACCTGCAGGCTGTGACAGGCTCTTTAGCTCTACCCCCAGTCTTTCCATGTATCCCTCAACACGCCTGCAGGCTGCGACAGGGTCTTTACCTCTCTGGCTCTAACCCCAGTCGTTCCATGTATCCCCCAACACGCCTGCAGGCCCTTTACCTCTccggctctcccctagtcttgcCATGTATCCTCCAACACGCCTGCAGGAACGAGGGGGCAGCTGTTCAGATGACTTTATATTCTCCCACTGAGATGACCTTGGAGAGAGGAGCTACATCTCCCTGATAAAGGCTAGCCTTACTGCCTCAGTTCTATCTGAGGTTTGGTGAACTAGGGGTTAACACTGTCTAAATTCCACTCAATTATATTGCATTCCTATGGAGAGAGATCTCTCTCTCAAACCCTGACTTTCTCTCTTCCTGCTTTACTGTCTTTTCTGGTTGGCAGCGATTTTTATTCGGCATCATTAAAGTgtaaatatgtaactttttgggcgacccgaaCAAATACACATAGAAGTGTGAGTTATAGATcttgtcattctcattgaaagcaagtctaagaagcggtagatctgttctatgtgtgctatttctatttttgctctacttttcttttactttcggttttgtacaccagcttcaaacagctgaaacaacaatatttttgctttaggaaaatatatttcacagcggtttagatggtataaTGAATCGCTACACTCtactgaacagaaatatgaacgcaacatgtaaagtgttggtcccatgtttcatgagctgaaataaaatatcccagaacttttccataaacacaaaaagcttatttctctgaaatgttGTGCCCAAATTTGTTTgcttccctgttagtgagcatttatcctttgcaaagataatccatccacctgacaggtgtggcatatcaagaagctaatcaaacggcatgatcattacacaggtgaaccttgtgctggggacaataaaaggccacactaaaatgtgcagttttgtcacacaacacaatgccacagatgtctcaagtttgtgcaattggcatgctgactgtagaaatgtccaccagagctgttgccagataattgaatgttaatttctctaccataagctgcctcaaatgacattttagagaatttggcagtatgtccaaccgacctcacaaccgcagatcacgtataaccacgccagcccaggacctccatatccggcTTCTGATACCAGCcccccggacagctgatgaaactgaagaaTTATTGCACAAAcagtcagaaaccatctcagggaagctcgtcgtcctcaccagggccttGACCTGAATGCAGTTGGGCGTCGTAATTGACTTCAGTGGGGAAATGCTCACcttgtgctcttcacggatgagtCGCAGTTTGAACTGTACCGGGCAGCTGGCAGACAGCTTGGATAGCGTCGTGGCAGCTGGCAGACAGCTTGCATAGCGTCGTGGCAGCTGGCAGACAGCTTGGATGGCGTCGTGGCAGCTGGCAGACAGCTTGGATGGCGTCGTGGGGgccgagtggtttgctgatgtctaCGTTGGAAATGGTGTGCTCCATGGTGGAGtttgggttatggtatgggctggTATAAGctttacacaattcctggaagctgaaaatgtcccagttcttccatgtcctgcaaaatcaccagacatgtcctgcatactcaccagacatcaccctTTAAGTATGTTTGGGATGTTCTGAATTGGtgtacaacagtggtgtgttccggttccctccaatatccagcaacttcgcacagccgttGTAGGTAACATTACCTCCGCCACActcatcctcaacacaggggtgtgtgcttagtcctgcagccccatccacatcgatggggttCCAGTGAAGCGGGTCAGGAGCtccaagttcctcagtgtccacatcattaaggacttaaaatggtccacacacgcgcctcttccccctcaggaggttgaaaagatttggcacaacagggtggtgcggacagcccagtacatggggctgagctctctgccatccaggacttctatcaggcggtgtgaaacgGAGGCCTGGAAAATCTTAAGACTCAAGCCATAAACTCATCTCACTGCTTCCGCACGGTACCGGTGCTTCAAGTCAACACCAACATGCTCCTAAACTGTTCCCAAGCCATAAAGCTAACTGAATAGCTAACTGAATAGCTAACTGAATAGCTAACTGAATAGCTAACTGAATAGCTAACTGAATAGCTAACTGAATAGCTAACTGAATAGCTAACTGAATAGCTAACTGAATAGCTAGATggactatctgagttgacccttgtatttAATTTTTCTCTAtgtacactgacactccaacacacacacaatatgcacatacagtgccttcagaaagtattcctaccccttgactttttcaaaatgttgtgttacagcctgaatttaaaagggattcaattgagattgtgttcactggcctacacacaatactcataATACtccatgtcaaagtggaatgatattttttacaaattaataaaaaattaaacgttgaaatgtctcgagtcaaagtattcaacccctttgcttaACAAAGTcacataagttacatggactcaatctgtgtacaataatagcgtttcacatgatttttgaatgacaagCTCCTCgctgtaccctacacatacaattacACATGGCCAAAATGATGTGTACACTCCTTCAAATGtgtggattaggctatttcagccaaacctgttgctgacaggtgtataaaatcgagcacacagccatgcgatctccatagatAAATatgggcagtagaatggccttactgaagagctcagtgacttccaaagtggcaccatcataggataccacttttccaacaagtcagtttgttgaatttctgcccttctagagcttccccggtcaactaagtgctgctgttgtgaagtggaaacgcctaggagcaacaacggctcagctgcgaagtggtaggccacacaagctcacagaacgggaccgccgagtgctgaagcgcgtagagcATAAAAATTAAGCCTAAGATCagcatgcacaatgccaagcgtcggctggagtggtgtaaagttcaccGCCATTGGATTCCAGAGCAGTGATGGCGTGATGGAGTGATGGATCACTcttcacaatctggcagtctgacggccgaatctgggtttggcggatgccaggagaacgctacctgtctgaatgcatagtgccaactgtaaagtctggtggaggaggaataaatggtctgaggctgtttttcatggttccggcctcttagttccagtgaagggaaatcttaacactacaggatacaattacattctagaagattctgtgcttccaccTTTGTGTCAACAGTTTGTGTCAACATTTCAGCataatgccccagtgcacaaagcgaagACCAGACAGAAATGGTTTTTCCATCGGTGTgggagaacttgactggcttgcacataGCCCTAATCTCAACTcgatcgaacacctttgggatgaattggaacgccgactgtgagccaggcctaatcgcccaacaacagtgcccaacctcactaatgctcttgaagctgaatggaagcaatgttgcaacatctagtggaaagccttcccataagagtagaggctgttatagcagcaaaggggggaccaactccatattaatgcccatgattttggaatgacatgTTCGAGCATAATACTTTTGACCatgtacaattatctgtaaggtctgtCAGTCGCGCAGTGATTtctaaacacagattcaaccaaccagggaggttttccaatgttttgcaaagaagggcaccgattggtagatgggtaaaaaatactattttaatcttgaagttattaattacattttggatggggtatcaatacatccagtcactacaaagatacagtcgtccttcctaactccgttgccggagaggaaggaaaccactcagcgatttcaccatgaagccaatggtgattttaaaaccgAGTTTAATGaatgtgataggagaaaattgaggatggatcaacagcattgtagttactccacaatacaaacCTTAATGAAAAgtagcctgtacagaataaaaatattgtaaaacatgcatcctgtttgcaataaggcactaacgTAACACTGCAAAAACTATCctcaatacaaagtgttatgtttggagaaaatccAACACTACACTGAGTGCCACTTCATATTTtcaggcatggtggtggctgcatcatgttatgggtatgcttgtcattggcaaggactatgGAGGGTTTTTTTTAGgcaaaaaataaatggaataaagttaagcacaggcaaaatcctagaggaaaacctggttcagtcttctttCCAACAGACAATGGGAAACAAAtgcacttttcagcaggacagtaacctaaaacactAGGCCGAAtacacactggagttgcttaccaagatgatatTGAATGCTCCTGAGTTTTTAAATAACAAAATGTATCCAATGCTTTGGCCACAAACAAATATAGGATGAGttaacaacattatttgggtaggagtcaacaacattatttgggtagtagtcaacaacattatttgggtacgagtcaacaacattatttgggtatgagttaacagaatatggaCTTTTTAAAAGTGAgcttttcactggacagttactttgaCTTTCCGGGAATGAAACACAACATAGACCATCAACACAGATTTCCCTTTAGAGTTTAGACGACATACTAGTTTGTTTTTATCGTACCAGCTCCATTTGAGTATAAGGGGGTTCAGAGTGATGAGATGACCAGATATAGGCCTCCTAACCTGGGTAACGAGTTCTGTCACCTCCCTGGCTTCTAGATCTAATACAGCAGCTGTCGGAATTGTTTTCAATAGGAGTTATGGTCATAAACTGCAATCGTTATCTGACCAAAAAGAAATGACCTTCATGAACATTACAAAACACAGACATGGCACattaaacactgtgtgtgtgtgtgtgtgtgtgttctctatagcCTCAGATATTCTGACTTCACTACTGTAACAACTCAAATCTATAGCCTTGTTTACACCCGCAGTTTTTGAAGTGACTCAAATAAAAATGCATATCTGATTCGTATCTGTTTTTTTTACCTATACATACAAGTGATATAAACTACATGGAGGAGCACTAAGGCCAGTGTCACGTAAACAGCATCTATAGGGCTCTGAATAAATGGTCTGGAATCAGattgtggtaaaaaaaaaaatgcatttcaaaGAATTCTGAGACACTGTAAGTGCCTGTATTCTATAACACAGCTGTACTAAGTGTCTGTGTGGTTCTGTTCACAGGGTGATAAGGACTTCACCCCTGCAGCAGCCCAGGTAGCTCACCAGAAGCCCCAGCCATCTATCACCAAGATGCCCCAGAACCAGCACCTCAATCAGCACATTCACCAGCCCCGCAAGTGAGGCTACCACCCAGCTTACCCTCCCTCCACTAACTCTGCTACAACTGGCCTCGCAAGTAATCACCACAAACGTATATCTACGATCAGTTTTGTGTTTACCCCGTCCAATGCTTAAGTAAAGATTTGAGgaagggaagctgatcctagatctgtgcctaagagAAAGCCAACGCAATGTGATCAATGGACCACAGCAGCCTACCGACCAACCCAACAACCAATCATAAGCCAGAGATGAGCTCAAGCTCCTGCCTTCCCGCCACAACTGTCCTCACAGACCATAGTAGCCAGAAAGCAGCTTCTTAAGCCTGCAACCCACCAATTATGTGCCAGAAAGCAAAGTGAAAGAAACTGTGTGGAACCACAAACAGAAATCAACCAATCAAAGAACTACAGAAACCCAATCAAGCATGCACCCAATCTTCAAAAGTGCTCAGGTTACCAGGGCAACCCTTGTTAAGCATTCCATATGATTCCATTTCCTCTTTGTTCTTAACTTTCTATGAACTAAGAACCTGTCATCATAGAAAATGATAGAGGCCTCTCGTTGCCTAAAGGCAGCCTTTGCATGGGCAGCGAAATGAAGgccttccaccattttaatgtagtcaatcGAGTGGGACatccaacttcattggctgatccctcccggtgaccctgttggagtcatgtccaaccgggtcatcaggagggatcagccaatcgtgACGAAGAAGAAAACTGACAACTTCAAAATTGAGATTAGGGTTGAAgtgctataatggcacagatacaagaGTCTCTCTGTGGTTGTCATagaccacaaacacacaccatcccGTTTATGCCAGGTGTTGTTCATGGCAACTATAATTTCAGACTTTATTTTATCAAGAAGGATTTTTAGTTTATAAagtgtaaaaataaaaatccttAGTCTGTGAATGGACTTAGGTGTGGTTGTCATAATAAATAAAGATTTAACTTTAAAATCATTGTTTTATGTCTTCAATGTTACTGGGTAATTATGTCATTTTGTATTGTCCATGAACAAACGTGTATTAACCTTAgtgacctgtatatacagtaccagtcaaagatttggacacacctactcattcaagagtttttatttattttactattttctatattgtagaataatagtgaagacatcaatactatgaaataatacacatggaatcatgtaattaTACATAGTGTTAAATCAatatttttatatttcagattcttcaaagtacccaccctttgccttgacagctttgcacagtcttgacattatttatctcaaccagcttcatgaggtattcacctggaatgcttttccaacattcttaaaggagctcccacatatgttgaggactttttggctgcttttccttcacttgcggtccaactcatcccaaatctcaattgggttgaggttgggtgattatgaaggccaggtcatctgatgcagcactccatcactgttAGAGGAATTCTAAATTCCTATATGTTTTGTAGCCAAAACCAAATTAACACTCTCTCTATTTCGTGATAAGTTGTAAGTTTATCATATTATGCATGAAATTGATCGAGACCAGTCTTAAAAGTCAGGTAATAGTGTTTATTTCAAGAGAGTACTGGGTACATACACATTTTTCCACAGGTTATAAattgaaaatgacgtcagcgttttctaaatgttctatctCTTTCATGACACCGATAGAGAGGCCCTATAGTTCTCgagccttccctcctctcctaaaGCCAAGGTCAGTCACTGTAAAtcagcattctagacagtctggagatagtccgtccctgccatctggagatagttcattcatttgtacaaaggaacagaccgtcattgttactaaactcctgactatattatatacaattgggaatgggagcaagagagagaaattcatatgtacagtacataatagcatttggactagtcagtcctgattgaaatgtatacataattagtcatcattgataaaaattcccttaacaatcactctccttggtaaaatagcccttacacagcctggaggtgtgcacccctacaccataacaccacctcctccatgcgtcacggtgggaaccacacatgcagagatcatccattcacctactctgcgtctcacaaagacactgcggttggatcCACAAATCTCAAATctggaccaaaggacagatttccaccagcctaatgtccatttcttgtgtttcttggcccaagcaagtctcttcttctcatgggtgtcctttagtagtggtttctttgcagcaatttgaccatgaaggcctgattcaagcagtctctgaacagttgatgttgagatgtgtctgtaacttgaactctgtgaagcatttatttgggctgcaatttctgaggctggtaactctactgaactctgggtcttcctttcctttggcgatcctcatgagagccagtgtcattattgcgcttgatggttcttgcgactgcacttgaagaaactttcaaagttcttaattttccacattgactgaccttcatgtcttaatgtaatgatgggctgtcatttctctttgcttatttgagctgttcttgccataatatggatttagtcctatttggtagaaggccatcttctgtatgccaccctaccttgtcacaacacaactgattggctgaaatgcattaagaaggaaagaagatccagaaattaacttttaacaaggtacaccttttaattggaatgcattccaggtgactacctaatgaagctggttaagagtgtccaaagctgtcatcaaggcaaaggatggctatttcaaagaatctcaaatataaaatatattttgatttaacacttttttggttactacatgattccatgtgttatttcatagttttgatgtcttcactattattctacaatgtcgtaaatagtacaaaataaaggaaaacacttgaatgtgtaggtgtgtccaaacttttggctgaaCTTGATTATAaactacacacccacacacacacacacatctgcataATATTAAACTCTACACAACATCTACATAATATTATACTCTACACACCATCATCTTATACTACACACCATAATATTATACTACACACCATAATATTATACTCTACACACCATAATATTATACTCTACACACCATCATATTATACTACACACTAACATATTATACTCTACACACCATATTATACTACACACCAACATATTATACTCTACACACCATAATATTATACTCTACACACCATAATATTATACTCTACACACCATAATATTATACTCTACACACCATAATATTATACTACACACCATAATATTATACTGCACACCATAATATTTTACTCTACACACCATAATATTATACTCTACACACCATAATATTATACTCTACACACCATATTATTATACTACACACCATAATATTATACTCTACACACCCTAATATTATACTCTACACACCATAATATTATACTCTACACACCATAATATTATACTCTACACACCATAATATTATACTACACACCATAATATTATACTACACACCATAATATTATACTACACACCATAATATTATACTCTATACACCATAATATTATACTACACACC from Oncorhynchus clarkii lewisi isolate Uvic-CL-2024 chromosome 15, UVic_Ocla_1.0, whole genome shotgun sequence includes the following:
- the LOC139366915 gene encoding death-associated protein 1 homolog produces the protein MSSPPKEKIETKGGHLPAVKAGGMRIVQKHQGAAPPETPPIKDEDEDFVEEPSPPKPTVVVSGVVTKGDKDFTPAAAQVAHQKPQPSITKMPQNQHLNQHIHQPRK